The Castanea sativa cultivar Marrone di Chiusa Pesio chromosome 11, ASM4071231v1 genome contains a region encoding:
- the LOC142616132 gene encoding uncharacterized protein LOC142616132 gives MVYKTKGKRIQMFSDSLLVVGQVEGKLKARDSRMQGYLTQVRCMQSKFESFSLLHISRCGNTHADSLATLATSSAESLPQVTLVEDLWKPTETSGNAIRIFQIRAGPSWMDPIVTFLKDDILSREKSEADKVGRKAPQFWLFEDRKLYKRSFSGPYLLCMHPEATDLLLEELHERICGSHTRGRYLAHRALTQGYWWLNM, from the coding sequence ATGGTTTATAAGACGAAAGGGAAGAGGatacaaatgttctcggattctctactggtggtaggccaagtagaaggaaAGCTAAAAgcaagagattcaagaatgcaaggatactTAACCCAGGTCAGATGTATgcaatccaaatttgagtctttttctttattgcaTATATCCAGATGTGGGAATACTCATGCCGATTCCTTAGCCACactggcaacgtcctcggcggAAAGCTTACCTCAGGTCacccttgttgaagatctgtggAAACCCACTGAGACAAGTGGTAACGCCATTCGAATTTTTCAAATTAGggcagggcctagttggatggatccaattGTGACATTTCTCAAAGATGATATCTTGTCTAGAGAAAAATCCGAAGCAGATAAGGTTGGCAGGAAAGCACCTCAGTTCTGGTTATTCGAGGACCGAAAATtatacaaacgctctttttcgggaccatatttgttatgtatgcaccccgAGGCGACGGatttacttttggaagagttgcatgaaaGGATCTGTGGAAGTCACACTAGAGGAAGGTatttagctcatagagcccttactcagggctattggtggctcAATATGTAG